In a single window of the Elaeis guineensis isolate ETL-2024a chromosome 6, EG11, whole genome shotgun sequence genome:
- the LOC105032751 gene encoding internal alternative NAD(P)H-ubiquinone oxidoreductase A1, mitochondrial, with translation MGWSRIVRSPFIQSLAADSLARGASGSHISQAGLLRNGFLANRNQYFSLLRNITTSSSLKHLPSGGVMDGFRAESRGISITPRNQYHSAEQIEDKSDFEVEEEKLPGLEPTKPEEKPRVVVLGTGWAGCRFLKGLDTKLYDVVCVSPRNHMVFTPLLASTCVGTLEFRSVAEPVSQIQSALAGAPNSYFFLANCTGINTDKHEIYCEAVPSAGLPYDPYHFKVAYDKLVIAAGAEPLTFNIKGVEENAIFLREVYHAQEIRRKLLSNLMLSENPGISEEEKKRLLHCVVIGGGPTGVEFSGELSDFIMRDVRQRYSHVKDYIQVTLIEANEILSSFDVGLRQYATNHLTRSGVRLVRGVVKEVQPKNIVLSDGTSVPYGLLVWSTGVGPSQFVKSLNLPKSPGGRIGVDEWLRVPSVEDVFALGDCAGFLEQTGKQVLPALAQVAEREGKYLANLFSSIEKQNGGKAYCAKEVSLGDPFVYRHLGSMASVGRYKALVDLRQSKDAKGLSMAGFISWLIWRSAYLTRVVSWRNRFYVAVNWATTLVFGRDNSRIG, from the exons ATGGGATGGTCAAGGATTGTAAGGAGTCCATTTATACAATCATTAGCTGCTGATTCTTTGGCTAGAGGAGCCTCTGGGAGTCACATAAGCCAGGCAGGGTTGCTCCGCAATGGCTTTCTTGCTAACCGGAACCAGTACTTCTCCTTGCTTAGAAATATTACCACAAGCAGTAGCTTGAAGCATCTTCCTAGCGGTGGAGTGATGGATGGCTTCAGAGCTGAAAGCAGGGGAATAAGTATAACCCCTCGAAACCAATATCATTCAGCTGAACAAATTGAAGATAAATCAGATTTTGAGGTGGAAGAGGAAAAGCTACCAGGACTAGAGCCCACAAAGCCAGAGGAGAAGCCTAGGGTGGTTGTTCTTGGAACTGGATGGGCTGGCTGTCGATTTCTTAAAGGGCTGGATACGAAGCTTTATGATGTCGTCTGTGTATCTCCACGTAATCACATGGTTTTTACTCCTCTGCTTGCTTCTACCTGTGTTGGGACCCTTGAATTCCGATCAGTTGCAGAGCCGGTCAGCCAGATACAGTCTGCATTGGCTGGAGCCCCTAATTCGTACTTCTTCCTGGCTAACTGTACAGGAATCAACACAGATAAGCATGAA ATATACTGTGAAGCTGTCCCTAGTGCTGGCCTACCTTATGATCCGTACCACTTTAAAGTCGCATATGATAAGCTAGTCATCGCAGCTGGTGCGGAGCCTTTGACTTTTAATATTAAAGGAGTTGAAGAGAATGCAATTTTTCTCCGTGAAGTATATCATGCACAAGAGATACGAAGGAAGCTTCTCTCGAACCTGATGCTCTCTGAAAATCCTG GCAtatcagaagaagagaagaagcgcCTTCTACACTGCGTTGTTATAGGTGGTGGTCCTACTGGAGTGGAGTTTAGTGGTGAATTAAGTGATTTTATCATGAGAGATGTGCGACAAAGGTATTCTCATGTAAAGGATTACATTCAAGTAACTCTCATTGAG GCAAATGAGATACTGTCATCATTTGATGTGGGTTTAAGGCAGTATGCCACTAATCACTTGACCAGG TCTGGAGTTCGTCTTGTGCGAGGTGTTGTGAAAGAGGTGCAGCCGAAGAACATAGTTCTAAGTGATGGAACTTCTGTTCCTTATGGCTTGCTAGTATGGTCTACAGGTGTTGGGCCCTCTCAATTTGTGAAGTCACTGAATCTTCCAAAATCTCCTGGTGGAAG GATTGGTGTTGATGAGTGGCTTCGTGTTCCCTCGGTGGAAGATGTGTTTGCACTAGGGGATTGTGCAGGTTTCCTTGAGCAGACAGGGAAACAAGTGCTTCCTGCTTTGGCTCAG GTTGCAGAGAGGGAAGGAAAATATCTAGCCAACTTATTCAGCAGCATTGAGAAGCAGAATGGAGGCAAAGCTTACTGTGCCAAAGAAGTGTCTCTGGGAGATCCTTTTGTCTACAGGCACCTAGGAAGCATGGCATCTGTGGGGCGCTACAAGGCATTGGTTGATCTAAGGCAGAGCAAg GATGCAAAAGGCCTTTCCATGGCTGGGTTTATCAGCTGGCTCATTTGGCGTTCTGCGTACCTCACTCGGGTGGTAAGCTGGAGGAACAGGTTCTATGTGGCAGTGAACTGGGCCACGACTCTCGTATTTGGCAGGGACAACTCCAGGATAGGTTGA